One window of the Salvia hispanica cultivar TCC Black 2014 unplaced genomic scaffold, UniMelb_Shisp_WGS_1.0 HiC_scaffold_512, whole genome shotgun sequence genome contains the following:
- the LOC125199457 gene encoding 2-oxoglutarate-dependent dioxygenase 19-like, whose amino-acid sequence FSILTSPDPDQRCTVLAELDSACREWGFFILVNHGIPEKLLKAIIASSLEFFELPEEEKRRYEAKSASDPIKSGSGSLINTANQRVHLWRDFVKSYVHPEFNCPTEPQTLRETLQEFSGKTRPVFRKLMHAIGENLGLEQGFVDEALNLDSCFQLYAANYYPPCPEPDLAIGIPAHTDHGLLTFLIHNGVAGLQIQHNGEWFDTFSPQNAILVNNADHLEILSNGRYKSVRHRAVVNTEATRISVVIANGAAPEAVVAPAPALVEKDGRPFYRPMKFIEYVETMLSNRLLGKSNLDCIKIQDE is encoded by the exons TTCTCTATCCTCACCTCCCCCGATCCCGACCAGCGCTGCACAGTCCTTGCAGAACTCGACAGCGCTTGTCGGGAATGGGGCTTCTTCATC tTGGTGAACCATGGGATTCCGGAGAAGCTTCTCAAGGCTATCATCGCGTCGAGTTTGGAGTTTTTCGAGCTGCCCGAGGAGGAGAAGCGGAGGTATGAGGCCAAGAGCGCTTCGGACCCCATTAAGTCCGGCAGCGGCAGCCTCATCAACACGGCCAACCAAAGGGTTCATTTGTGGAGGGATTTTGTCAAATCGTATGTTCACCCTGAGTTTAACTGCCCTACCGAGCCTCAGACTCTcag GGAGACTTTGCAGGAATTCTCAGGGAAGACCCGACCCGTGTTCAGGAAACTGATGCACGCGATTGGAGAAAACCTAGGGCTCGAACAAGGGTTCGTGGACGAAGCTTTGAATCTCGACTCGTGCTTCCAATTGTACGCGGCCAACTACTACCCTCCCTGCCCGGAGCCGGATCTGGCCATCGGTATTCCCGCGCATACCGATCACGGGCTTCTCACGTTCCTCATACACAACGGAGTGGCCGGGCTTCAGATCCAACACAACGGAGAGTGGTTCGACACCTTCTCCCCGCAAAACGCAATCCTCGTTAACAACGCCGATCATCTCGAG atACTGAGCAACGGGAGGTACAAGAGCGTGAGGCACAGAGCCGTGGTGAATACCGAGGCGACGAGGATTTCGGTGGTGATAGCGAACGGGGCGGCGCCGGAGGCCGTGGTTGCTCCGGCGCCGGCGCTGGTGGAAAAAGACGGGCGTCCATTTTATCGGCCCATGAAATTCATTGAGTATGTAGAAACAATGCTTAGCAATCGACTTTTGGGCAAAAGCAACTTGGATTGCATCAAGATTCAAGATGAATGA